In Halopseudomonas nanhaiensis, a single window of DNA contains:
- a CDS encoding TIGR02647 family protein, producing MLTPEEVAEINLLNQFNLGNTREGLKVHDHDASPDTVAAAGRLHQRGLISLPDGGYLTSLGLDAAEHAQTLMTILRTR from the coding sequence ATGCTGACACCCGAAGAAGTCGCAGAAATCAACCTGCTCAACCAGTTCAATCTGGGCAATACCCGTGAAGGGCTCAAGGTGCATGACCATGACGCCTCGCCCGATACTGTCGCCGCCGCAGGCCGTCTGCACCAACGCGGCCTGATCAGCCTGCCGGACGGTGGTTACCTGACCAGCCTCGGGCTGGACGCAGCCGAGCATGCGCAGACGCTGATGACCATTCTGCGCACGCGTTGA
- a CDS encoding glutathione S-transferase family protein, with protein MLTLHGFNVSNYFNMVKLALLEKGVDFKINNVHPSQDEAFLKISPRGKVPCLETEQGCFSETNVILEYIEETQGGKPLLPKDPFERANVRALAKEIELYIELPARMCYPEVFFGGKVDQAIKDKAKADLLNGVAALKRHGKFSPYVAGDQMTIADVVFLYSIDLASIVAKKAFGIDLLADLPEAAKLLELLGQNPHVKQIEADKNAEMQAFIAAAKAGK; from the coding sequence ATGCTTACCCTGCACGGATTCAACGTCAGTAACTACTTCAACATGGTAAAGCTGGCACTGCTGGAAAAGGGCGTTGATTTCAAAATCAACAACGTGCATCCCAGCCAGGACGAGGCGTTTCTGAAAATCAGTCCGCGCGGGAAGGTGCCTTGCCTGGAGACCGAGCAAGGCTGTTTCAGCGAGACCAACGTCATCCTCGAGTACATCGAAGAGACTCAGGGTGGCAAGCCGCTGCTGCCGAAAGACCCCTTCGAGCGCGCCAATGTCAGGGCGCTGGCCAAGGAAATCGAACTGTATATCGAGTTGCCGGCGCGCATGTGCTACCCGGAAGTCTTCTTCGGCGGCAAGGTCGATCAGGCGATCAAGGACAAGGCCAAGGCCGATCTGCTCAATGGCGTGGCAGCGCTGAAGCGCCACGGCAAATTTTCGCCCTATGTCGCCGGTGACCAGATGACCATCGCCGACGTGGTGTTCCTCTACAGCATCGATCTGGCGTCAATCGTCGCCAAAAAAGCGTTCGGCATCGACCTGCTGGCCGATTTGCCCGAGGCCGCAAAGCTGCTCGAGCTGCTCGGTCAGAACCCCCACGTCAAGCAGATCGAAGCGGACAAGAACGCGGAAATGCAGGCCTTTATCGCAGCGGCAAAGGCCGGTAAATAA
- a CDS encoding beta-ketoacyl synthase: MSRLPVIVGFGGYNAAGRSSFHHGFRRTVLESLPAAVRQETLAGLAVMMKLVRVEEGQYLDEERVVLTPADIEARFAETIIQGTLVRRIEKRYLDVDAAHWQKNLTVTGEAGKPFSFITLAKQLPEPLPSDWVVEPLNDTEVMVTMYDGCDMKLDSYRPLPVKSAGQLPSGFDPAELYASRFHPRGLQMTIIAATDALRSSGLEWKTIVDRVQPDEVAVFASSAMSQLDENSFGGLMQSRLKGNRVSAKQLALGLNSMPADFINAYILGSVGTTGAITGACASFLYNLQKGTEMITSGRARVVLVGNGEAPVTQECIEGYGAMGALATEDGLRAIEGRDDVDFRRASRPFSQNCGFTLAESAQFFLLMDDELALELGADIHGAVTDVFINADGFKKSISAPGPGNYLTMAKAVHSAMQIVGEERVRSRSFVHAHGSSTPANRVTESELLDRIAEAFGIADWPIAAAKAFVGHSLASASADQLASALGTFKYQIVPGIKTIDAVADDVHQQHLRISTRDVPRSDDPLEVCFINSKGFGGNNASAVVLAPSAVERMLRKRHGDAVFDEYLARRKTTQAAATAYDQRALKGQLDIIYNFGNDMIDDRELQISTESIRVPGFEQPLVFRQDDRFSDMAGD; this comes from the coding sequence ATGTCGCGTTTGCCCGTAATTGTCGGCTTTGGTGGCTACAACGCCGCTGGCCGCAGCTCGTTTCACCATGGATTTCGCCGCACCGTGCTTGAGTCTCTTCCGGCAGCCGTGCGCCAGGAGACACTGGCCGGACTGGCGGTGATGATGAAGCTGGTGCGCGTCGAAGAGGGGCAGTATCTCGACGAGGAGCGGGTAGTGCTGACGCCTGCGGACATCGAGGCGCGGTTTGCCGAGACCATCATCCAGGGGACGCTGGTGCGCCGCATCGAGAAACGCTACCTCGACGTGGATGCGGCACATTGGCAGAAGAATCTTACCGTCACGGGCGAAGCGGGCAAGCCGTTCTCGTTCATCACCCTGGCCAAGCAGCTTCCCGAGCCGCTGCCTTCGGACTGGGTGGTCGAACCCCTCAACGATACCGAAGTCATGGTGACCATGTACGACGGCTGCGACATGAAGCTCGACAGCTATCGTCCGCTACCGGTGAAGTCGGCTGGTCAGCTGCCCAGCGGCTTCGACCCGGCCGAACTGTACGCCTCGCGCTTTCATCCGCGTGGTCTGCAGATGACCATCATTGCCGCGACCGATGCACTGCGCTCCAGCGGTCTGGAGTGGAAGACCATTGTCGATCGCGTTCAGCCTGACGAAGTTGCCGTCTTCGCCAGCAGTGCCATGAGTCAACTGGACGAGAACAGCTTCGGCGGCTTGATGCAGTCACGTCTGAAGGGCAACCGCGTCAGCGCCAAGCAGCTGGCCCTGGGGCTCAACAGCATGCCCGCCGACTTCATCAATGCCTACATTCTGGGCAGCGTCGGCACGACCGGCGCAATCACCGGTGCCTGCGCCAGCTTTCTGTACAACCTGCAGAAAGGCACCGAGATGATCACCAGCGGTCGGGCTCGGGTGGTATTGGTCGGCAATGGCGAGGCGCCGGTCACCCAGGAATGCATCGAAGGGTATGGCGCAATGGGCGCGCTGGCGACCGAAGATGGCCTGCGTGCGATCGAGGGCCGCGATGACGTCGACTTCCGCCGTGCCAGCCGCCCATTCAGTCAGAACTGCGGCTTCACGCTGGCCGAGTCGGCCCAGTTCTTCCTGCTGATGGATGACGAGCTCGCGCTTGAGCTGGGCGCGGATATCCATGGCGCGGTGACCGATGTGTTCATCAACGCCGACGGCTTCAAGAAATCCATCTCTGCGCCCGGGCCGGGCAACTACCTGACCATGGCCAAGGCCGTACATAGCGCGATGCAGATCGTTGGCGAGGAGCGGGTACGCAGCCGCAGCTTCGTGCATGCCCACGGCTCCAGTACCCCGGCCAACCGGGTGACCGAGTCCGAGCTGCTCGACCGCATCGCCGAGGCATTCGGCATCGCCGACTGGCCGATAGCCGCAGCCAAGGCGTTCGTCGGTCACTCGCTGGCAAGCGCCAGCGCCGATCAGCTGGCTTCGGCACTGGGCACCTTCAAGTATCAGATCGTACCCGGGATCAAGACCATTGATGCGGTGGCGGACGACGTCCACCAGCAGCACCTGCGCATCAGCACTCGCGACGTGCCGCGCAGCGATGACCCGCTCGAAGTGTGCTTCATCAATTCCAAGGGATTCGGCGGCAACAACGCCAGCGCCGTGGTACTCGCGCCCAGCGCCGTCGAGCGAATGCTGCGCAAGCGCCACGGCGACGCCGTCTTCGACGAGTACCTCGCGCGCCGCAAGACCACGCAGGCTGCTGCGACGGCTTACGATCAGCGCGCTCTCAAGGGTCAGCTGGATATCATCTATAACTTCGGCAACGACATGATCGATGATCGTGAACTGCAGATCTCGACGGAATCGATCAGGGTCCCCGGCTTCGAACAGCCGCTGGTGTTTCGACAGGATGATCGGTTCAGCGATATGGCGGGGGATTGA
- a CDS encoding cupin domain-containing protein, protein MPTTSIIDFATTTTPAEHYRPAPEKILKGDPAQNVRNHYSSPDERFATGVWEAEPGQWSISYSEHEYCEILEGESILRDEQGNERTVRAGDRFVIPAGFTGSWEVVTRTRKVYVIYEPGE, encoded by the coding sequence ATGCCGACCACATCGATCATCGACTTCGCCACCACCACAACCCCAGCCGAACACTACCGTCCGGCGCCTGAGAAGATCCTCAAGGGCGACCCTGCCCAGAACGTACGCAACCACTATTCCAGCCCTGACGAGCGATTCGCCACCGGGGTCTGGGAAGCGGAGCCTGGCCAGTGGTCGATCAGCTATAGCGAACATGAGTACTGCGAGATTCTCGAAGGCGAGTCGATTCTGCGGGATGAGCAGGGGAACGAGCGCACCGTCCGCGCTGGCGACCGCTTCGTAATTCCAGCCGGCTTTACCGGTAGCTGGGAGGTGGTGACGCGTACGCGCAAGGTGTATGTGATCTACGAACCGGGTGAATAG